A genomic window from Terriglobia bacterium includes:
- a CDS encoding DUF3575 domain-containing protein, with amino-acid sequence MNTQISEFRGFRRRKMMRALLICAVLIGTLGQAVAVQEKQTTTANAACTFQDGKEMSVRYNPASFDKNKDDRFSERQMFLFTQTPLTIGDKRSRPVRLVCT; translated from the coding sequence ATGAACACCCAAATCTCAGAATTCAGAGGCTTTCGGAGGCGAAAAATGATGCGCGCTTTACTAATCTGTGCCGTGCTGATCGGTACTTTAGGCCAAGCTGTTGCGGTCCAGGAAAAGCAGACCACCACCGCCAATGCTGCCTGCACGTTCCAGGACGGCAAAGAAATGAGTGTCCGATATAACCCGGCATCCTTCGACAAAAACAAAGATGACCGTTTCTCAGAGCGCCAGATGTTTTTGTTTACCCAAACTCCTCTCACCATAGGTGACAAGAGATCCCGGCCGGTGCGTCTAGTCTGTACTTGA
- a CDS encoding DUF2911 domain-containing protein has product MMQKGKTWTLIINKNVMPDTKYDEKQDLARVSMQLGEVDSDAKQLEILFAHGAPKQCNLRVYQGHTGAWVEFKEAAPSK; this is encoded by the coding sequence TTGATGCAAAAGGGGAAAACGTGGACCCTCATCATTAACAAGAACGTAATGCCGGACACTAAGTATGATGAGAAGCAGGATTTAGCGAGGGTTTCAATGCAGCTTGGAGAGGTCGACTCAGACGCAAAACAACTTGAAATTCTCTTCGCTCATGGAGCGCCGAAGCAGTGTAATTTACGGGTTTATCAAGGACACACAGGCGCATGGGTTGAATTCA